GACTTTATCCAATACACCGTTAATGTATTTATGGCTTTCATCTGCTCCAAACACTTTCGCCACTTCAATTGCCTCGTTAATCGCCACTTTATACGGTACATCTGGCTCAAATTGAAGTTCATAAACCGCTAAACGTAAAATCGCTTTTTCAATCGGATCTAATTCATCCAACGTGCGATCTAAATAATGACTCATTGAAAAATCAACGGCTTCTACATTCGCAACGGTTTGACGGAAAAGGCGGCTAAAATAAGGTTTATCCACACCTTTTAAATCTTGATCCACAACGAAAGTAAGTTCCACTTGTTCTGGTGCATTACCTGAGAGCGCCCAAGAATATAATGCTTGAACTGCACATTCTCTCGCTCTACGACGTGGCGATACTTTTTTTACAGGTTCTTTTTTCTCTGTCATTGGAATTATGCCGCATCAATTTGTTGTAAAAGATTCACCATTTCAAGTGCAGTTAATGCTGCTTCTGCACCTTTATTACCCGCTTTAGTACCTGCACGCTCGATAGCTTGTTCAATGTTTTCAGTTGTTAAAACACCGAATGCTACTGGGATTTCAGCTTGCATTGCCACTTGACCTAAACCGCTGCTTGCTTCGCCAGCCACATATTCAAAGTGAGCGGTACCACCACGGATTACCGTACCTAATGCTACAATCGCATCAAATTTTTTGCTTTCAGCTAAACGACGTGCTACTAATGGAAGTTCATACGCACCTGGTGCACGAACGATTGTGATATTCTCATCTTTCACTTGGCCGATACGTTTTAATGCATCTACCGCACCTTCTAATAAACTTTCATTAATAAAACTGTTAAAACGGGCAATCACCACTGCGATTTTAGCATTTGGTGCAGCTACCGCACCTTCTAAAACTTTCATACTTTTTCCTAATCTGAATGAACAATAAATTTGACGGTGGATTTTAGCATAAAAAGAAACCCTGTGGAAATAATCCGACAGGGTTTTCTATGAGTGGACAAGAACTTACTTCTCGAGTTTTAACGGTTCAATTTTCCAGATATTTTTCGCATATTCAAGAATCGTACGGTCTGATGAGAAGAAGCCCATATTCACCATATTTTGAATAGTACTTGCTATCCATGCATCACGATCTTGATATTTTTTATCTACCGCTTTTTGCGCTTCCACATAACTGCGGAAATCAGCAAAGGATTGATAATAATCGTGGTATTGTAAACCTTGAATGAGAGAATGATAACGGTTCGGTTCTTCCGGTGAGAAATCACCACGAATGATTTGGTCAATGACTTCACGTAACTGCTCGTCATTTTGATAATAATCAAACGGACGATAACCTTCGCGACGTAATGCTTCAACTTGTTCAACCGTATTACCAAAGATAAAGATATGATCCTTACCAACGTTATCTAAAATCTCAACGTTCGCACCATCAAGCGTACCCAATGTTAACGCACCATTTAAGGCAAACTTCATGTTACTGGTACCTGATGCTTCTGTTCCTGCAAGAGAGATCTGCTCAGAAATATCTGCTGCTGGAATGATTAATTGTGCAAGACTTACGCTGTAGTTCGGAATAAAGACAACTTTTAAACGACCTTTTAAGCGCTCATCGTTATTGATGACATTCGCGACATCGTTAATTAAACGAATGGTTTGTTTTGCCGCATAGTAAGCCGAAGCCGCTTTACCCGCTAAAATAAATACGCGTGGCTGCCAATCTTTTTCTGGTTCTGCCAACATTTCGTTGTAACGAGCAATAATGTGTAACACATTAAGCATTTGACGTTTGTATTCGTGAATACGTTTTACTTGAACATCAAATAATGCGTGTGGATCTAAATCGATATCAAGGGTTTTCTTCACATATTGTGCTAATTTCACTTTGTTATCATATTTGATATCTGCGACAGCACGCTTAAATTCACCTTTATCTGCAAACGCTTTAAGTTTTTCAATTTGGCTTAAATCGCAACGCCACTCAGAACCAATATATTGATCAAATAAAGCCGCTAATTTCGGGTTTGCTACGGCAAGCCAACGACGCGGTGTCACGCCATTCGTCACGTTGGTGAAGCGTTCTGGGTAGATACGAGCAAAATCAGCAAAGGTTGATGTCACCATAAGATCTGAGTGAATCGCCGCAACACCGTTCACTTTATGTGAGCCGACAACAGACAACCAGCCCATGCGCACTTTACGTTGATATCCTTCTTCGATCAGAGAAACGCGACGGATAAAGTCCATATCAGTCGTGACATAAGTTTTCACATACTCTAGGAAATGATCATTAATTTCAAAAATCATTTGTAAATGACGCGGTAAGATTTTCGCCATCATTTCTACCGGCCAGGTTTCTAATGCTTCTGACATTAAAGTATGGCAAGTATAAGAGAAGATACGACGAGTCACATCCCAAGCGTTTTGCCATGAATAACCGTGTAAATCGATTAAAATACGCATTAACTCAGGAATCGCTAATGTTGGGTGGGTATCGTTCAAGTGGATCGCAACTTTATCTGCTAAGTTATCTAACGTGCCATGTGTTCTGAAATGACGACGAAGAATATCTTGTAAAGACGCTGATACCAAGAAGTACTCTTGACGTAAACGCAATTCACGACCATTCCAGGTAGAATCATCTGGATAAAGTACGCGAGAAAGGTTTTGGTTAGCTGAACGGGTTGCTACCGCCGCTAAGTGATCACCACGGTTAAACTCCGCTAAATCAAACACCTCACCACCATGAGCAGACCATAAACGCAACGTTGATGCTGAATCATTTTTATAGCCAGGAATCATTTGGTCGTATGCAAGTGCGGTCACTTTTTCAGCTGGATTCCAAATACATTTTTTGCCTTCAAAATAAATATGACCACCAAAATCAATACTGAAACGTTTTGATGGACGCATAAATTCCCAAGGTGCACCTTTTTCTAACCAATCATCAGGGCGCTCAACCTGTTGGCCATTTTCAATTTTTTGACGGAACATACCGTATTCATAACGAATACCGTAACCCATTGCTGGAATCGCTAACGTTGCAAGTGAGTCCATAAAACAAGCAGCAAGACGACCTAAACCACCATTACCTAAACCAGGATCCACTTCTTTTTCAATAATCTCTTCTAAATCAACATTTAATTCAGCCAAGGCTTTTTGTGCCACATCATAAATGCCTTCTGCAATCATCGCATTAGAAAGTGTACGGCCGATTAAGAATTCCATGGAAAGGTAATAAACACGGCGAGTTTCTTCTGCACGAGATTGACGAGCGGTGGTAATCCAGCCTTCAGTCACTAAATCACGCACTGCATGAAGCGTCGCATTTAGCCAGTCGCGTTGACTCGCCTCTTTTGGTGAACGACCAATTAAGAAAATTAATTTATAAACAATTGCTTTTTTCACGCCTTCAACATCAAGACTTGGTCGATTGTAGAGAAATGGCGAATCAAAATTGTCCATGATCATAGAAAATAAAACCTCAATAAAAAAATCGCGCAAATTTTAAGCTTTTTTACGAAAAAAACAACAAAAATCCCCCTTCAAAGGCGATTATTTTGAAGAGGGAGTCAATCCATTGAATTATTGGTTTAAAATGCTTAAATAAAGCTGCTCATATTGAGCGGCGGCATTTTTCCAACTAAAGTCCTGTGCCATGGCGTTATTACGAACCATTGCCCAAACACGTTGTTTTTGCCACAACGCAAAGGCGTGTTGGATAGCACTTCGTAAATCATCTGCTTCAGCTTTTTGGAATACAAAGCCTGTTGCAGTACGCTCTTTAATGGTTTCGCTTGTACTGTTTGTCACTGTATCCGCTAATCCCCCAGTCGCTCGAACAAGCGGCAATGTGCCATATTGCAAGCCATATAATTGGGTTAATCCACAAGGTTCAAAACGGCTTGGAACTAAAATGACATCACCGCCCGCAACCATTAAATGTGAAAGTGCTTCATCATAGCCAATTTTTACTGCAATATGTTCTGGGTAACGTTGTGCTAATTGGCAAATTCCCTCTTCTAAATGTTTAGCACCGGAACCAAGAATCGCTAATTGACCACCTTGTTTAACAATTTCATCCGCTGTGGCAATCAGTAAATCCACACCTTTTTGTTCTGTTAAGCGAGTTACCATCACAAATAAGAGTGCATCAGGTTGTTGTGGTAAATTAAAATAAGCTTGTAAATCAGCTTTATTTTTCTTCTTGCCTGCGATGGATTTTAATTTGTAGTGATGCTGAATATATGCATCACAGCTTGGATGCCAAATTTCTTGATCCACGCCATTTAAAATCCCCACCAACTTACCGGCTCCACGTAAGCCTGTTAACAAGCCTTGCAAGCCATAAGCAAAGTCTGGTGTAGTAATTTCTTTTGCATAAGTAGGACTCACTGCTGTGACCATATCAGAATAATAGAGACCTGCTTTTAAATACGAAATTTGGCCAAATAATTCTAAACCATCAACATGGAACATGCCTTCTGGCAATCCAATTTCATGTAAATGGCGATGAGCAAATTGTCCTTGATAAGCCAAGTTATGAATTGTAAATACTGATTTTGCAGGGCGACCTTTATTAAAGAGATAAGCAGCGGCTAAGCCCGCATGCCAATCATGAGCATGAACCACTTCTGCTCGCCACCAACTGTCTAAGCCTGTCGCAAGTTCTGCGCCCACCCAGCCTAATAAAGCAAAACGCTTATAGTTATCAGCATAATCATTGTAATCGGTATCATGATAAGGATTTCCTTCTCGCCAATAGAGATGTGGCGCATCAATCAGATAAATCCCCACGCCATTGTATTCGCCATAACGTAACACAACATGACCTGCAAAATTATCAAATTCTGTGACGACATGCGTGTTCTCAATGCCCGCAGAGATTTTTGGATAAGCCGGCAACAAAATACGTGTATCAATACCAATTTCTTTTTGTGCAAAAGGTAACGCCCCTAAAACATCGGCAAGTCCACCGGTTTTGAGCAAGGGATATAGCTCCGAGCAAACATGTAAAACTCTCATAATTTTCCTTTTATACTTAAAATTGTGCTGTCATTGATAACAGCACAATCTTTTTAGTTCATTAAAAATACTGTCAAAATTGACCGCACTTTAATCCAAATGTTCTTCATTAGTGACTTCTTCGCCTTGCAATTTTTTCAACATTGCTGATGTAACAAGTACAACCTTGCCGGTAGAACTTACACGGAAACGTTTACTATCTAGGGCTTTATCCACACCAATTTCCATACCATCTGGAATAATACAATGGCGATCAATAATACAGTCTTTCAATGTACAATTTTTACCAATTTGTACTTGTGGTAACACCACACAGTGATCAACAGAAGATCCTTCATCAATTTTGATTCTATCAAACAACACAGAATTACTAATAGATGCATCGGTAATCACACAGCCACCACCGATAAGCGAGTTATCTACCGGTTTGACATTCGCTTTTTTATAGAAGAATTTAGACGGATAAGCCTGTACTGGATTACCACGAATTGGCCAGCTTTGATCGTAAATATCTAATTGTGGATTTTCTGAAACCAAATCGATATTAGATTGCCAGAAGCTATCAAGCGTACCCACATCACGCCAGTAAATCTCACCTTCAGTATTTCTGCCCATGCAAGAACGGCTGAATGGATGTGCATAAAGCACGCCTTCTTCCAAGCATTTTGGCAAGACATCTTTACCAAAGTCATGAGATGTGCAAGGTGTATTCACTTCTCTATCAAGCATTTTATAGAGATACTCTGCATCAAAGACATAAATCCCCATTGATGCTAATGAAATGTCTGGTTTACCAACCATCGCTGGTGGATCTTTTGGTTTCTCAACGAAGGCTTTAACTTTAAGATTTTCGTTTACTGCCATCACACCAAATTCACTCGCTTCAGAACGTGGTACTTCAATACAACCTACTGTACATTTTGCTCCACTTCTCACGTGATCCATCAACATGACACTGTAATCTTGTTTATAAATATGGTCACCTGCAAGAATCAAAATGTATTTTGGACGATAGTGATTACGGATAATCGCCATATTTTGATATACCGCATCCGCTGTACCACGGTACCATGTAGAATCATCAATTTGTTGACGAGCAGGTAACATATCAACGAATTCACCACGCTCTTGTGGTAAGAATGACCAACCTGTCTGTAAGTGGCGTAATAAAGAGTGAGCGGCATACTGGGTTACGACGCCAATACGATTCAAGCCTGAGTTTATACAGTTGGAAAGCGCAAAATCAATAATGCGACGATTACCGCCAAAATATAACGCAGGCTTAGCACGTTTATCGGTTAATTCATGTAAACGGGAACCACGACCACCAGCCAAAATAAGCACTAAAGTATCTTTAACTAATTCATATTTATTAAGATCACTTTTCATAACAAACTCCATAGTTTTCATCATCCATATGTTCCAACACTTCAAATGCTATACCGCTCACATCACATTGTTGAATCATGCTATTTTCAGTTTCGGCAATCTTTTTCCATTTCCCCTTTGGCAAATAAAAAGATTGCGGTTCAGTTTTTGCATTAATTAAGAAAAGATATTTGCCGTCCAACATGACTTGTAGGGCTTTGCTTTCCCGATTATGCCAATCGTCTAGGGTCATAGGGTTTCCCCCTGTATTCAACCACTCGACATTTTCATCCGACCACCAAGCATCCTGTTGCAAACTTTGAATTTTTTTTCGTAATGCAATGGTTTGCTTGGTGAAGTCAAATAAGGTTTGGTTAAAATCATTCCACTTTAACCACGTAATTTCGTTATCTTGGCAATAGGCATTGTTATTGCCATATTGGCTGTTACCAAACTCATCTCCAGCAAGTAGCATCGGCACACCATTTGATAATAATAGCGAGCCTAATAGACCTTTTTCCGATAAAACACGGCGTTTTTCGACCGCACTTTGCCATTCATCAGTTAAATCGAGTTGAGAACCTTCTATACCATGATTGTAGCTATAATTTTCATTTCGTCCGTCACGGTTCTCTTCGCCGTTAGCGTCATTGTGTTTATGGTTATAGCTCACTAAATCTCGTAATGTAAAACCATCATGGGCAGTAATAAAATTCAAGCTACCATGTGGTAATCGTCCTTCTCGTTTAAAAATATCGCTCGAGCCAGCAAAACGTTCTGCAAAAGCACCCACTTCACCACTTTGCCATAACCAAAAACGACACATATCATCGCGGAAACGATCATTCCATTGAGAAAAATAGGCTGGGAAATAACCAACTTGGTAACCGTAATGCCCTATATCCCAAGGCTCTGCGATTAATTTAATTTGTTGTAGAACGTTATCCTGTTCCATTTCTGCAAACAATTGTGCATCCGGATTGAAATCAGGTGTTTCACGACCAAGCACAGTGGCCAAATCAAAACGGAAACCATCCACATGACATTCTGTTACCCAGTAACGTAAACAATCTAATACCCATTTGCGAATGACGTCGTTAGCAAGATTGAGCATATTGCCGCACCCCGTCCAGTTGAGGTAATCACCATGCTCGTTTTGCCAGTAATAGGTTTTATCATCAATACCTCGCTGACAAAATGTTGGGAATGTTTTTTCGGATTCAGCCGTGTGGTTAAACACCACATCCAAAATCACTTCTATGCCTGCTTGATGCAAGGCTTTGACCATGCTCTTAAACTCATTTAAAGGCTGTTTTTGATCAGCGGCATAACTTGGTTCTAAAGCAAACATGGCTAATGGGTTATAGCCCCAATAATTACGTAATCCTTTTTCTTGCAAATGTGGTTCATCAATGAAGAAATTCACTGGAAGCAATTCAAGGCTGGTAATACCCAATGATTTAAAATACGCAATATTTTCAGGATGTGCTAACGCCGCATAAGTACCCCGAATATTTTCTGGAATACGGGAATTTAATTGGCTAAATCCTTTAACATTCAGTTCATACACAATGGTTTGAGCCCAAGGGATAGACGGCTTACAATCCCCTGACCAATCAAAACTCTCATCCACAATGCGACCTTTAGGTGCAACCGCTGCATTATCCCGTCCGTCATTTAACAAGAAAATGGAACGGGCTTCTGATGAACTTAAATCTGGTTTATGGCTTACTGCTTTCGCATAAGGATCAAGCATTAACTTTTGCGGATTAGCTAAAGTGCGGTCATTTTTACCAGTGATTCTGAACGCATACTCATCATTCAGCTCGACGCCCTCGATTGCCACATACCAAATATCATCGGTTCTGCTCATGGCAAAACGGCTTTCTTTGCCATCACGGAACAAACAAAGTTCAACAGCATCCGCCGCACTAGAAAACAGCGCAAAATTCGAAATTTTCAGGCCGTTTTCCAGCGTTTGTGAATATCCCATTGGGGAAGGTTTGCCATTGTTATAAATACTAAACATTGTGTTTTTCGCTATTGTTATGCTTTATATTTTAAATAGATCGTTGCGAGTGGCGGAATGGTCACGCTAATCGAATTATCACGTCCGTGACTTGCAATTTCTTCGCTTTCTACCAAGCCGAAATTACCTACGTTTGAACCTTGATAATACATTGAGTCAGTATTCAAAATTTCTTCGTATTCACCCGCTACATTTACACCGATACGGTAGCCTTCGCGTGGCACCGGAGTGAAGTTACTGATCACGATAATGCGTTCACCATCACTGCTTTTACGTTCAAAAGCAAAGACTGAATTCTCCGCATCATCTACCACTAACCAATCAAAGCCTTCCGGTTCACCATCTAACTCAAAGAGCGGTGCATTTTTTTGATAAATTCCATTCAAATCTTTGACTAATTGCAATACACCTTTATGCCATAGGCCACCATGGTTTTCGTCAAGCAAGAACCAATCCAAACTTTCTTCATAATTCCATTCGCGACCTTGAGCAAATTCATTGCCCATGAATAATAATTTCTTGCCTGGATAGCCCCACATATAACCGTAGTAAGCACGCAAGTTAGCGAATTTTTGCCATGCATCGCCCGGCATTTTGCCAAGTAACGAACATTTGCCATGTACAACTTCATCGTGAGAAAGTGGCAATACAAAGTTTTCGCTGTATTGATAAATCATCCCGAAGGTCATTTTGTCGTGATGATAACGACGATAAACTGGATCGAGTTTCATATAACTTAGGGTGTCATTCATCCAGCCCATGTTCCATTTAAAATTAAATCCAAGACCACCGTTTTCTGTTGGATGGGTTACGCCACCAAAAGAAGTGGACTCTTCCGCAATCGAAATAGCACCGGACACCTCAGAATGGATTTTCCAGTTGGTATGTTTTAAGAATTCAATGGCTTCTAAGTTTTCACGACCGCCATATTGATTCGGAATCCATTCGCCTTCAGCACGGCTGTAATCGCGGTAAATCATTGATGCGACCGCATCTACACGGATACCATCTACACCAAATCGTTCAAGCCAATACAATGCATTACTGGATAAGAAGTTTCTCACTTCATTACGACCATAGTTATAAATTAAGGTATTCCAGTCTTGATGATAGCCTTCACGTGGGTCAGCATGTTCATATAAGGCTGTACCATCAAATGCCACTAAACCGTGTGTATCACTAGGGAAATGCCCCGGTACCCAGTCTAAAATCACATTAATACCTGCTTTGTGCGCTTTTTCGACTAAGCGTTTAAAGCCTTCTGGTGTACCAAAACGGCTAGTTGGTGAATACAGCCCTATCGGTTGGTAGCCCCAAGAACCATCAAATGGAAATTCGGAGAGCGGTAAAAACTCAATATGGGTAAAGCCCATATGTTTTACATAAGGAATAAGCTCATCGGCAATTTGGTCGTAATCTAGCCAGAAATTATTTTCTAAATTACGGCGCCATGATCCCAAATGTACTTCATAAATCGAAATAGGTTGATTACGTTGGTTCGCTTTACGACGTTGCTCCGTCATTTCGACTACATCCGGCAACATACTGATTTCTGATGCAGTATCTGGGCGCAATTCCGATCTGAAAGCATAAGGGTCAGCTTTTAAACGAAGGTTGCCGTTGCAATCAATCAATTCAAATTTATAGCGTTGCCCAAGGCTAGCTTTTGGTAAGAATAACTCCCACACACCACTTGCCGGATGGAAACGCATTGGATGACGGCGACCATCCCAATAGTTGAAATCACCAACCAACGAAACACGTTTAGCATTTGGCGCCCATACCCGGAAATTTACGCCCGGTACACTGTCACATTCAGTAAAATGAGCACCTAATACTTCATAAGGACGCAATAACGAACCTTCCGCCAATAGCCATTGATCCAAGTCATTCATCATCGGATGGAAACGGTACGGATCTTCAATAATTTGAGCTTCTACGCCCCAATACACTTTTAATTGGTAGGTAAAGAAATGGTGAATATCCGGCACAATAGTAGCAAAAAATCCGCGGTCATCCTGTTTTTCTAGTTCGACAACCATGGATTGACTTTCTTTGTCAATCACTTCGACTTTATCTGCATCGGGTAATAAAGCACGAATCTCAATACCATTGTGAGTTTCATGCATGCCTAATACAGCAAAAGGATCGGCATGTTTGCCATCAAAAAATGAATTAATTACTGATTGAGCGACTAATTTCGTCATGACATACTCCTTTATGCTTTGCAAGCTTGATTATTTACAACCGATTGTATTTTCTCGTTTGTTGAGCGGCAAAAAGCATTAAACGATAATAGATAAAAGGCAAAGCAGGCAATGGATGAAAGTGCGGTTGAATATGGAATTGTTTTTTCAAACTGAATTTGGTTTTGCTCGTCGAGCAATTGATAACGCAAAGAAGCATCAGGAGGAGAAGAAAACTCGATTAAATCATCATGAATGGGTTCATTTTCAAAGGCACATATGACATGTTGGAACGGCTGATTTTGTCCAATATTCGGCGGAAATTGCAACTGCTCGATAAAATAATCAATACTGGTTGGCGATGCATCAATCAAATGCCCATCAATATCATAATGGGAAAACGAAATGCCAAGTTTTTCAGCAGATTGTTTAAGTGATAAGGACATTTGCATACAATGAATGATACATCTATATAATACTTAATAAGTATTATAAGTAAGCACAATTGAAATACAATTGCCAATCTTGCAAATTGTGACCTAAATCAAAAAACAAAGTTTAAAGAGGATAAAAAGACAACAAAATTTGAATTATTCAGTTTCAATGACAAATTCAAACCAATCAATGACATCTTCTTCATGCACGCCATCTGGAATTAAAATGCCTGCATTTTTCACTGAATTAGGATCGCCACTGATTAAGGGATGCCATTCTGGCAAAGGTTTTCCCTCATACAATAAGCGATAAGCACAGGTATTCGGCAACCATCCAAAATCAGGCAAATTATTTTTGGTTAATTTGGTGCAATCACTTTCGATTTTAAAACGCTCAGGATAATTACGACACTTCCCTGTTTCCACATCTAAGAGATTGCAAGCAATGCGTGTGTAATAAAGTTTTTCACGCTTGCCTCGCCCTTGAATGTATTTTCGATAACAGCATTTTCCGCAGCCATCACATAAAGCTTCCCATTCGGGTTCCGTCATTTCAAGGAGCGATTTTTTTTGCCAAAAATGAGATTCAAATTGCATAGTGAAACAAATAAAAAAGTGCGGTCAAAATTTACGTGATTTTTGACCGCACTTTGTTGTTTAGAATTAGAAGCCTTCTTTTAGGCTTACCGTTAAGTTAAACACTAAGTGCTCTGGACGGCTGTCTTTGTTATCCGCACAGAAATAACCTTCGCGTTCAAATTGGTAACCTTTTTCTGGTTCTGCATTTGCAAGGCTTTGTTCTACAAAACCGTGTTTCACCACTAAAGAGGTTGGATTTAACACGCTTTCGATTTCTTCTGCTGCACCTGGGTTTGGTACGGTGAAAAGACGATCGTATAAACGGAACTCCGCTGGGTGATTATGCACTGCAGATACCCAGTGAATTACCCCTTTCACTTTGCGACCATCCGCTGGATTTTTACCTAAAGTTTCAGGATCGTAAGTACAGAAGATCGTGGTGATTTCACCATTTGCATCTTTTTCTACACGTTCAGCTTTAATCACATAAGCGTTACGCAAACGCACTTCTTTACCTAATACTAAACGTTTATATTGTTTATTTGCTTCTTCACGGAAGTCTGCGCGATCAATATAAAGCTCTTTCGTAAACGGTAATTGACGCTCACCTAATTCAGGACGATTCGGGTGATTTGGCGCCGTTAAGGTTTCTTCGCCTTCAAAGTTTTCAATCACTACACGAACAGGATCAATCACCGCCATTGCGCGTGGTGCGTTTTCGTTTAAATCTTCACGAATGCAAGCTTCAAGTGCAGAATACTCTACGACGTTATCTTGTTTAGTCACACCGATACGACGGCAGAACTCACGTAATGAAGCCGGTGTATAACCGCGACGACGTAAACCTGAAATCGTTGGCATACGCGGATCGTTCCAACCATCCACAATGCCATCATTCACTAATTTCAATAATTTACGTTTAGATGTTAATGTGCCTTCTAAATTTAAACGAGAGAATTCATATTGATGCGGCAATGGACGTTCAATACTAATATTTTCCAGCACCCAGTCATATAAACGACGGTTGTCTTGGAATTCTAATGTACATAGAGAGTGTGTAATACGCTCAATCGCATCAGAGATACAGTGAGTGAAGTCGTACATTGGGTAAATACACCATTTGTCACCGGTTTGGTGATGGCTCGCAAATTTAATACGATAAAGCACGGGATCACGCATGACCATAAATGGTGAAGCCATGTCGATTTTTGCACGAAGACTTAATGTACCTTCAGCAAATTCGCCATTTTTCATTCTTTCAAATAACGCTAAGTTTTCTTCGACACTACGATCACGATATGGACTGTTTTTACCAGGCTCAGTTAATGTACCGCGATACTCACGCATTTCATCTGGAGAAAGTTCATCCACATACGCTAAACCTTTTTCGATTAACTCAATGGCATAGCCATAAAGTTCATCGAAATAATCAGACGCATAACGCGGTTCGCCTTCCCATTTAAAGCCTAACCATTCTACATCGGCTTTAATGGAATCCACATATTCCACGTCTTCTTTCACCGGATTGGTATCGTCAAAACGTAGGTTACATAAACCGTTATATTCTTTTGCTAACCCAAAGTTTAAGCAAATCGATTTTGCGTGGCCAATATGCAAATAGCCATTTGGCTCAGGCGGGAAACGAGTATGAACACTTTTGTGTTTACCCGAAGCTAAATCTTCATCAATAATTTGAGTAATGAAATTGTGTGTGCGGGTATTTTCCGCATTTTCTAGAGTGTGTTCTGTATTGCTCATAAATTTCTCAATAAATTGAAAATAATTTCTCCATTCTATACGAAAAGTCTGGCGTTGTGAATTTGATCCCAAAACTAACCGCACTTTCATTAAATTAATACTGAATTTTTGAGGATTTTTAGGTCTAACTTGAAGATTTTTCGTGCAAACTGAAAAGTTTGCCTTTAGAATACACCTTCACTGAACAAACGTTCATTTTTTTATTTGGGATGACAAAGTCTTTATGAAAAAACGCTTTTTTATTTTACTTGGATTACTCATTGCTGCTGGCGCAGCTTATTATTTTTTCTCAAGCAATAGCAAGCAAGAAACCACCTATCTGACTGAATCGGTTACACGTGGCAATGTGGAAAAAACAGTTGTTGCCTCTGGTTCGGTTGAAAGCGTAAATGAAGTTGATGTTGGTGCCCAAGCTTC
The sequence above is a segment of the Haemophilus parainfluenzae genome. Coding sequences within it:
- the glgX gene encoding glycogen debranching protein GlgX; this encodes MFSIYNNGKPSPMGYSQTLENGLKISNFALFSSAADAVELCLFRDGKESRFAMSRTDDIWYVAIEGVELNDEYAFRITGKNDRTLANPQKLMLDPYAKAVSHKPDLSSSEARSIFLLNDGRDNAAVAPKGRIVDESFDWSGDCKPSIPWAQTIVYELNVKGFSQLNSRIPENIRGTYAALAHPENIAYFKSLGITSLELLPVNFFIDEPHLQEKGLRNYWGYNPLAMFALEPSYAADQKQPLNEFKSMVKALHQAGIEVILDVVFNHTAESEKTFPTFCQRGIDDKTYYWQNEHGDYLNWTGCGNMLNLANDVIRKWVLDCLRYWVTECHVDGFRFDLATVLGRETPDFNPDAQLFAEMEQDNVLQQIKLIAEPWDIGHYGYQVGYFPAYFSQWNDRFRDDMCRFWLWQSGEVGAFAERFAGSSDIFKREGRLPHGSLNFITAHDGFTLRDLVSYNHKHNDANGEENRDGRNENYSYNHGIEGSQLDLTDEWQSAVEKRRVLSEKGLLGSLLLSNGVPMLLAGDEFGNSQYGNNNAYCQDNEITWLKWNDFNQTLFDFTKQTIALRKKIQSLQQDAWWSDENVEWLNTGGNPMTLDDWHNRESKALQVMLDGKYLFLINAKTEPQSFYLPKGKWKKIAETENSMIQQCDVSGIAFEVLEHMDDENYGVCYEK
- the glgB gene encoding 1,4-alpha-glucan branching protein GlgB; this translates as MTKLVAQSVINSFFDGKHADPFAVLGMHETHNGIEIRALLPDADKVEVIDKESQSMVVELEKQDDRGFFATIVPDIHHFFTYQLKVYWGVEAQIIEDPYRFHPMMNDLDQWLLAEGSLLRPYEVLGAHFTECDSVPGVNFRVWAPNAKRVSLVGDFNYWDGRRHPMRFHPASGVWELFLPKASLGQRYKFELIDCNGNLRLKADPYAFRSELRPDTASEISMLPDVVEMTEQRRKANQRNQPISIYEVHLGSWRRNLENNFWLDYDQIADELIPYVKHMGFTHIEFLPLSEFPFDGSWGYQPIGLYSPTSRFGTPEGFKRLVEKAHKAGINVILDWVPGHFPSDTHGLVAFDGTALYEHADPREGYHQDWNTLIYNYGRNEVRNFLSSNALYWLERFGVDGIRVDAVASMIYRDYSRAEGEWIPNQYGGRENLEAIEFLKHTNWKIHSEVSGAISIAEESTSFGGVTHPTENGGLGFNFKWNMGWMNDTLSYMKLDPVYRRYHHDKMTFGMIYQYSENFVLPLSHDEVVHGKCSLLGKMPGDAWQKFANLRAYYGYMWGYPGKKLLFMGNEFAQGREWNYEESLDWFLLDENHGGLWHKGVLQLVKDLNGIYQKNAPLFELDGEPEGFDWLVVDDAENSVFAFERKSSDGERIIVISNFTPVPREGYRIGVNVAGEYEEILNTDSMYYQGSNVGNFGLVESEEIASHGRDNSISVTIPPLATIYLKYKA
- a CDS encoding 4-alpha-glucanotransferase, translating into MSLSLKQSAEKLGISFSHYDIDGHLIDASPTSIDYFIEQLQFPPNIGQNQPFQHVICAFENEPIHDDLIEFSSPPDASLRYQLLDEQNQIQFEKTIPYSTALSSIACFAFYLLSFNAFCRSTNEKIQSVVNNQACKA
- a CDS encoding YcgN family cysteine cluster protein → MQFESHFWQKKSLLEMTEPEWEALCDGCGKCCYRKYIQGRGKREKLYYTRIACNLLDVETGKCRNYPERFKIESDCTKLTKNNLPDFGWLPNTCAYRLLYEGKPLPEWHPLISGDPNSVKNAGILIPDGVHEEDVIDWFEFVIETE